In the Onychostoma macrolepis isolate SWU-2019 chromosome 08, ASM1243209v1, whole genome shotgun sequence genome, TCGTTCATAGCTCACACTATTACtatcaaaacacagcaaacacaatttcactaaaaaaaaacaaatccaattAATATACAACACACTCACAATGTGATGTTGGCAAAACTGAAAGCCTCCAAATTGCAGGTACTTAAAATATCTGCTTTCTGGTTTCTTTGAGAGTCTGTTTCAActggataataaataataaataatttatccaTCCATCTTGAGTATTTGTGGCTATATGTGCGTTAAAGTAACATTACAATAActgattaaaatgtgtttttttttttaatgcaatgggATGAATCCAGAAGTGTGCAGATATGGCAGCATCTGTAGACTattgattcattaaaatgaataaaaggatACTTTGATagcatgattaaaaaaaaaaaaaaaggaaaggaaagtgACCAATTgaaaaacaggaacaaaagTTGAAAGTACAGCTCAAcatttcaaatggaaaacatgaTAAACCTTTGATGAAACAGAAAAAGATGCCTTTGGAAATAAATTTGACTAATTCCCCACAGTTTAGTACGCCAAAGAGGCTGCCGGTAAATGCATCTTCAACAAGCATGATGCTGAGATGCTTTGCACCCTTCAAGTCTTTAATCAACAATAAAGCGTGCCAAAAAATACTCTGTTTTCTAAATCTGTTTGGGTTTTTATTACCAGATACATGCAAACTACTGCAAGATGAATTCGAATGGAATTCTACAAGCAATGCCACAATTATTCTCTTTGATTTCTTCCATGCACGCAAGCTCTGTCTGCCAAAgtaaaaagctcatttaaatgtgtgcatGGATATGGGCATTCTGCACGATCTGgaatactaaataataaatattcattctTGATGGCGCACCTAAAATCTGAACATCGTTGCTTTATCTGAAGGCCAAAGGTGTGGCGTTGGGCAGAGAACATGTGGGGTGACGGAGGTTGGCGATCAGGGTGTGTAGGCCGGCGGAGGCTGGAATTGGTTGGCAATGTCGTAGTCAACTGGGTATGTTTCACTGCTCTCCTCCATCTCTGAGAGGAGCTCCAGGGCCTGCTCCTCCTCCTCGGTGGGGTAATGACGGAGCAGGTTGGCCGCCGTGGCTAAAATGGAGGCTCCGCCTGCACCAGCCACCAGGTAGAAGCTGATGGCAAAAGTGACGTAGATGAGCGAGCCGTGATACTTCTTGTGCTGCTGCTGCAGGGACAGAATCAGTTCCGAAGCCCAGTAGCAGAAGCCAATCACTGTAGCACACTGGAGCACTGCAATACAGAGTCGTGACGCAATTAATGGAACATTTCACCTCAAAAAACTAACGTTATGCTGAAAATCCTTTACCTAATTTAGTGTTCCCATATCTCTCATTATACTGTTATCATCAAatcttggattcaatctttttgtcagctcgttttctttcaattagcacaTGTTAGGTATTTCGTCTTGGAACTGACTGATCGTAGACCTCACtgatctgagcttatgcacaaaaaagtatttttgtggataattttggcaatgttcacttaaaaactgaggtgcataagctcagatcaatgaggcctaTGATCAGTCAGTTCCaaactaaaatacaaaagttgacaaaaagactGAATCTAAGATTTggtaataatatagcataatgagagatttataagcaattgcTTTGTAGGCTGGTCAATTTTGATCAGGAACACTGCAAATTTCATTATGCCTTTGtgaccttttttaatttttttaacgtTTGGTGACCAGGACTTTCAATAGAGGAACAGAAACCTCTCAGGTTTTATTAATTATAGTCTAATAGTTTTAGAActacatgagggcgagtaaatgatgacagcattttcatttttggatgaactacaTTTAGATTAAGAAGTAAATCCTTCATGAATGCGTACCTGTGAGGATGTGAGCGAAAGCATATCTGCGTGTGATCTTGAGGGCTGGGTGTTTGGGTCCAAAGACATCCAACAGAAATGCCGTGAGGCTGCACAGAATGCCCAAGAAACAGAAAGCAGCAATGACCCGTAAGAGCAGGATGGACTGAGAGTTGATACAGTAATCTGTGAGAGAGAATGAACAAAACAGTTTATCATTAAAAGTGCAAGGAGAAGAACTCGATTTCAACTTCAAATTGTAATCTAggcacactaccattcaaaaagtttgcggtttccacaaaaatatgaagcagcacaccTGTTTTCGacattgatattaataatacgtttcttgagcagcaacaTAGTATGTTTCTTGAGCTAATCAGTACATTAGAATAacttctaaaggatcatgtgacacggaagactggagtaatgatgctgaaagttcagctttgaatcacaggaataaattacattttaaaatacattcaaatagagGACGGGTGTTTTAAATTTACcaataatattactaatattgttgtatttttttatcaaatacatgcagccttggtgagcagaagagacttcttttataAACTATCTCAGTTTGGGATACCAACCCGCAATGAGTTTGTCATCTATATATCCCAGGACGTCTGCGACACCGAGCTCCTGTCTGGGGCAGGTTCCTCCATGGACGCGGAGCCAGGCTGGCTCTGCCAGGGCCGTACAGAGTGCCGTGATGGAAAGCGCTCCGGGCAGCGCGGATGCTAAACTCCGCTCTGGTTGTTTAGGTAGAGCCGTTCCACCTCTCCTCCTCCGGTTTCCAGGCGCAGCAGTTCCCGGGGGTGCGTACATGCTCTTAAAAGCTCTGAAAACCCttgattaaaacaataaaactcaAATATACTGGAGTGAGAGTGGACAGATCTGGGCTTTTACCTCCGCCGGGCACTACAGacgaaaaacaaaaaaatcaaatcatgTTACAGTAATCTAGAGCAAAACATATGACTAAGTGTGTTGTAATTAATGGTAATTACTAAGAACTGACtggaacagaaagagagaattTGTACTATGTTAAGAAAATTATTGAttgattatataaattatagatCATTAATTAAAGCAGTAAAACCCTTATGTagtcaataaaataaagaaaataataatattaaaaatgtataataatttacatatatgcatttagcagatgcttttatctaaaacttattttcattattttagtaATGAAACTActtagtttattattaataataagtgAATTATAGTAAACCATTGGTAGGCAGACACTAATGATAATACAGCAGATTAACCTACCTGTTTCAAACTTTGAATTATTATGTTAACTAATTATAAATGATTGATTACTGATCCGAATAAACATACCCACTTAATAACAGAATAATACATAAACAATACAgcgattttttttaatcttcctGTTATATAACAAAAGATTAAtggtatatttgtatttataaacaAGTATAacgttacattttatttaaacagtatATTTACCTGTTTGCTGTAACTGAAGCTCCTCTGTCAGTTTTTAATCAGATTTGATTATTTATGATATGAACTGGCCTTCCACcttcacaacacacacaaaaccctTTAAAACCTTCTCAAATCccacagaaatataaaacaacttaatgaaacaaatatataatgtgTTCAGTTTCGATAGATCCCGCTGATCGCCGCTATATCGTAAACATTTTCGCGTGTTTTATCGttgatttacagtaaaaaacataaacaatagTCCGTCTGCTTCCTCCATCAGACGGAGAGCCTCTCCTGCCTCAGACTTCCGTTTCCTGTGTGCTGCCGTTTGAACCAATCAGACGCGTCCTTCAGCAGACGTCAGTCCTCGTGACGTTAAGTGTGAAGAATCGAAACTATTCTAAATATGATGCAATGTAAAATTTTCCAAaggatgttttattgttttatgaatATACTGTTGACTTCAAAATTTTGTATATTGTGAATTTGCTCATTATTTAATGGAAAATTCTTTATCCACAAATGTAAATGGGTAgtgaaaaaacataattttactcattttaaaatagaaatagttcaatgcaataaaaaacaaagcGGATAAAAGccctaaattattttttacgtGTTTATGGACACGTGATTTTCTTATTGCTTtccctactttttttttttttattgtttttggttgatattgtatttttgttttttgtaatttatgttATTGCCCTTGTATGTTTATTGTTATAAGAATtgcaataatataaaaaagtaagaTTTCCCCCCTCATAATGCATGTATGTTCATGCAGAGATCATTCCACTAACTCTTCCACTCTTATAAACGTAATAAACTAAAACTGGAATTGAAGACTTACgctttcagttaaaataaaacaaaatgtatttaaattaaacataaaaaacaaaattaaaataaataaaataagtagaTCACATAACATTAACATAACCTTTCCAACAAAAcatatgaattatttaaatacaaattatacaaaaacaccaaaaagtgAGCATACATACATTCAAAGTTTTAAAGTTGCCTTTTTGTTAATGTAATGTTAATGAAGATGTAATGTAGATTTTAATATCTTCTTGAAAGTAAGAAAAGTGGGGGGTAACTTTCATAAACtttgtaaacaaaataattaagttTACATAGAAAGTAAACATTTCCATATTGCGGCTGTTACGCTACAGTCCTGATGGCGGCGCTACTGCCGTGTATTTGCATCAACAGGAAAACACTGAAGCACGAAGCAGGAAGTGGGAAGCTGCTGATAAACTGAGGTCTTGAAGCAGTGTGACATTCGAGAGAGGATAGTATTGCTGATCAAGGAAGACTTACATGTCCTATAATCACAAATATCATAGAGTTATATGAGATGAAGGGCGCGCTGGAGCTGCTGCAGAGGGTGAGCGCGCACCCGGACGCGCGCTGCTGGTACGTCGCGTGGAACCCGGCGGGAACGCTGCTCGCGTCGTGCGGCGGAGACCGCGCCATAAGAATATGGGGGAAAGAAGGTAAAAATACAACATGCATATGTTTTAAACCACAGAGCACCCGTCTAAACCATGCACTTATATATGAAAGCTGAAGTATGTCAAGTTGAAGTCAGGAGTAAGTCATTAATTAGatgcatacatacagtatgtgatgCACAGAAGGCAAATATGTAAGTTAACAGCCTACACACTGCTTATACTATTTTACTATTtgctatttatttaacacatccttgcaaGACGGTATCTGATTATAGATTATTTTGTATATACGTATTTTGCatgtatatttctatttatatgtacatacacacagaggtgatctaaaatatttgaataattaatttttttttttttatgtttttgaatgacgtaacaccaaggctgcatttgtatgatcaaaaattacagcaaaatattcagaaataatatttcactctaaaatagctgtttgctatataaatatagtttaaaattaatttattcacatGACAGAAAAGCTTTATTTTCCAGAcacctgaagactggagtaatggctgctgaaaattcagctttgtcatcacaggaataaattacattttagaatatattcatatagaaaacagttattttaaattataataatattttacaatattactgtttttactgtatttttgactgaataaaaacagacttggtgaacatctttcaaaaacattaaaaaatcataattattcctAACTTTTGACTGCCAGTATAtgttcaacttattttatttttattgtttgtgttttatgtgtCTGATCTTTATTCTCAGGGGACAGTTGGGAATGTAAGTGCGTCCTGGCCGATGGACACCAGCGTACGGTCAGAAAGGTGGCCTGGTCTCCCTGCGGGAAATATCTGGCATCAGCCAGCTTTGATGCCACAACATGCATCTGGAAGAAGACGAATGATGATTTTGAGGTCTGTTTTTGCATAAGCATAATTTTAAACCCTTAAAAATTGAAGGAAGTGACATTGTTAGCATCTTGTCGGACTGACATGTCCGTCATGTGTGTTTACAGTCCCTGACAGTGCTAGAAGGTCATGAGAACGAGGTCAAGTGTGTGGCCTGGGCTCCGTCTGGAAACTTACTGGCCACCTGCAGCAGAGACAAAAGTGTTTGGATCTGGGAAGGTACATCAGGAAGTGATAAATGAATAGTCTCTCtatagccaaaaaaaaaaaaatctttagaaTGACATGAATTGTTCAAAATAAGCTGAGGAATGTGCCATAAGAAagtaaaatttttatttcattttcaatttaagGTTTGACTTTGAGTTTAAGGTAGCAATTTTAAGTTATATGCAtcatcataattcataataagtACATTAAGA is a window encoding:
- the tmem127 gene encoding transmembrane protein 127, with the protein product MYAPPGTAAPGNRRRRGGTALPKQPERSLASALPGALSITALCTALAEPAWLRVHGGTCPRQELGVADVLGYIDDKLIADYCINSQSILLLRVIAAFCFLGILCSLTAFLLDVFGPKHPALKITRRYAFAHILTVLQCATVIGFCYWASELILSLQQQHKKYHGSLIYVTFAISFYLVAGAGGASILATAANLLRHYPTEEEEQALELLSEMEESSETYPVDYDIANQFQPPPAYTP